The sequence below is a genomic window from Oxyura jamaicensis isolate SHBP4307 breed ruddy duck chromosome 6 unlocalized genomic scaffold, BPBGC_Ojam_1.0 oxy6_random_OJ175, whole genome shotgun sequence.
GCCAGCACCCAGCGCCACTGcagcctctcccccagcccctggcaccGCTGCCTGCCAGCCGCACGTCACCAGGGAATGATTCCCCTCCTCCTGGCACCGGGGACCGTGACACTGtggctgctggccctggggacagccccacagaggggagaggagagcagcaaACCAGCTCAGGGGGACAGCTCAGGGGAGGTGCCGGGGTGGGAGCCCCTTTGGGTTTGTTCGGGGGCTCAGCTACGCCCCGGGGGGGCGAGCACCGGGACATAAGGACAGGTGACAGCCAAGGGACAGCAGCGGTGTCCCCGGGGGGCTCCGTGGGTAAAGCTCAGCGATGCAGCAGCCCCGCAGGGAGCCCCGCTCACAGCTCACAGCCCCTTGTTGAAGTAGACGGTCTGCAGCTGCGGGTCCCTCTCCCGGATCCCAGCTTGGAGTTGGGGCTCCAGGCGACTCACCTGCATCGAGCTGCAGGGACACGGGTgcaggggatggaggggggCACGCACGTTTTCAAGCCTCTGACCGCTCAGAGGAGCAAAAGCAGCTCTGGGGGGTCAGAGGGCACAAGGAGCCCGCCCACGGGGCTCGTGCGCGCGGGCTCGGTGCCCGGCCTTACCTCTTCTGCGGGAAGAGCGCACAGCACAGCGGGGTGGCGAACACCAAGCTGCAGGGGGAGGAcaaggagaggagaagcagggctgtgcagcctgCTCCCACCCGCAGCCGGTCCCTGGGGCAGCCAGGAGgcagcccagccccgtgcccagcagcagggtgccCCCCCTGTGCCCCACTCGGTGTGCGCCGCGTGGCCCCAGGGTGCCCCAGGGGGTCACTTACCAGAGTCCCACCAGGCCGACCTGCAGGGGAGCGTTGAGGTAGGGGTACCGCTGCCAGGGAACAGGGGGAGATATGGTGTCAGCAGGCAGGAGGGTGCCCATTTCCCCTGCTGGGTGCCAGCACGGTGCCAGCAGGGTGTCCCCAAGCCCACCGtgccctcccagcagccagcagtacCTTCAGGAAGGCTCTCTTCTCCAGGGCGTTCATGATCACTGGAGGGATAGCTagggcagaggagaaggaaatgagCTCCGTGGGACCCCGTTAAGGGCACCCCAGGGTGGGGTGGGGGCCGGGCACTCACCCATGGCCGGGGCCGCCATGCCGATGCGGGACACCACCACCTGCAAGATGGCCTTCTGCGCTGCGGCCACGGACTCGCCCAGGCGGTTCCCGTTCTCGTCCGTGATGGGGATGCCCAGCTTCAGCTCCCTGCGGGGACAAAGAGGGTGTATCAACGGGGACAGCTCGGAGCGAGGGGCTCCGTGGGACAGCCCGGGTGTCCCagtgccccctccccgcgcAGGCACCCACCTCTGCCTCATCAGCGGGATGTTGATGCAGTTGGCAGCGGCCACGGCCGCGAAAGGCACGTAGCGGCCGATGATGGCTGGCAGGTGCtggggggacagcagggagcGGGTCACGGAGAGGCTTTGGGGACAGAGCCCGCTGTCCCCAGGTCGGCCACCAGGGAAAACTACCCCCCTCCCTGCTACTCCCAGCTGCTGAAAGCTGcacagcccggggggggggaggtgtcccctgtcccctcccagccctggaGGGAGGCCAAGGGACAGGTCACCCCCAGAGCCACCTCTGAGGGTAGGGGCTGCTTCTTGTGCCCCCCCCCAAGCATCGTGTGCCCCACCCAGGTGTTGGGGTGAATGCCCCACTCAGCTCAGACCCCACAGGGGGGTCTCAGCGGGGAGACGATGGGGTCACCGAGGGATGGCGGGGTCACCAAGGGTCCCCTTACCTTGGTGAGAGACTTGAGCCCCAGCGCCGTGACCACCGCCCCGGTGGTCGCGCTCACGTaggctgtccccagctggcTGCAAGGGGCAGGAGGTGACACCGATGAGCCAGAGCCCACCCCTCTGACGTGCCTTTTCCCAGGCCATCGATGTGCCAGGTCCCCGTGGCAGAGGGGACGCTCACCTGGGGGTGATGGGGGCGTCCCCGCTGCGGTTGGTGTAGTTGACGATGGCGTTGAAGGACTGATTCACCCACTGCCAGAAAACCACGGCCGGCGTGGTCCTGCCGGGCACCACCATCACCCAAAGCAGGGGGaccccacggggctgggggtgagggcACGCACCCGTGGGTGCCCTGGGAGGGCATCGGGGGGGGGGCGGTACCTGTAGAAGGTCAGCATGCAGCCGGTGATGGTCATGTTCATGGGCACCTGGGCCGACATGCGCCCGATGAGGAGCATCTTCTCGCCCGTGTCGGGGTGGAAGGCCGAGTCGTAGATGTACTTGGCCCGCCACAGCTGCTCCTCGGTCAGCCCCGGGGGCACGGTGCCAGCCCTGCGGGGGGCATGGAGCCGCTGGCACCCCCAAGGCTCACCCTAAGGGTGCAGGGGGGGGCCGCAGGGTGCCACCCCCGGCCCGTACCCTACCGGTAGTCGTGCACCAGGCGGCGAGCCTCCTCCAGTTTGTCCCCCGACAGCAGCAGGTTGCGGGGGTCGGTGACGGTGAAGAAGTGCCTGGCGCGGCCCTGGAAGGTGCTCTGGTCCCAGCGGGGCTCCCGGATGTCGATGGAGCCGGGCAGCGGGGGGGGCATCCTCTGgggtggggcggggggggggcccaaaACACGGCGACACGGCGACACGGTGACATGGTGACACCCACCCCCCGCGCACCCCTCCATCCCCGGACCCCCCCCAGGAAAATCTCCCCCCCCCGCATGCCCCAGCACCCGCCCGcccggtgccgggggggggggtctctgAGCCCCCCTCCCCATTCCTTTGcggtgcccccccccggcccgcccgcACTCACAGCTCCCGTGCAGCGCCCGCTCCGCACCGCTCCGCACCGCTCCGCACCGctcggcgccgccgccgccccgccccgctgACGTCCGGGACCGTCACGGGGCCGCCCCGCGGCGGGGGGTGgcccgggggcaccggggggggggggctaagCCGGGCCCGGGCCATCTGCGCCGGGCGGCCCCTACGTGCTGCGCGGCACGGCTCGTCACGGAGCGGCCCCCACgcgtgttttttattttgtttttgcgTGGGGACGCATCCAGGCGTGCTTATGTACGCCCGTGCCCCCGCCCCGCGGTGTTGGTGCCAGTTCCACGCGTGTCCGTGTGCGCCCACGCGTGTTTTACGCGCGCCACGGGGTGGCACCGGGGAGGAGCCCCGCGCAAGGCGGGCGCGGGGCAGGGATGGGCACGCGTCCACGCGTGTTCCAccggctgggggggggacacacgcgTGTTCGCGGCGCTGCGGGGGCAGCCAGCCcaccccccccggcagccctgcGCCCCGCCTGGCCGCCGCACATCACCTGAAACCGCCGCGGTGTCGGGTTCGCGGAGCCGGCGCCGGCCCCGCCGTGGGTCACGGGGGGGTTTTGTGGGGGGGTGAAATGTGCcgtgggggagggggggcagcgGCTCGCAtcgcggggggggggacacacgcaCCCCCCACCCCACGCAGAAAAAAATACCCGCGCACCCGCCCCGCGCTTCTCTCCCGTTGTGCGCAAAGCCCAGCCCCGCATCCACCGCCCcacgcagcccccccggggggagCCTCGGCCCCAGCGCCCCCCCCAGGGCGTCCCGcggaggagggggggggtgaCACGGGGCTCCCCCCGCTGCTCAGGGCCAGCCCCGGCAGCTTGAGCGACAGCTCCCCCGGCCGGCACACCGCCGGGACGGCCAATCCCCGCGGGCAGCGGCGGGGGGAGGCGGTGCTGTGTGCCCCCCCCCTCGTCCTCTCCATCCCCCCCGCGCTGCCGGTGTCTCTTTCGCAGGTGGCACCATGGGGACAGGTGAGgagggcacgggggggggggagcccggAGGCTGCAGGGGGCCCCCGGAGCCGTGCGCCCCGTCGGGGAGGGGGCACCGCTGGGTGCTGCCGGAGGGGggctggggacgtgggggggggagggaatcGGGACGTGGGGGGGTGCTGCCGGGTGGCGGGGACACCGCCGTGTCCCCCTCGCTGTCGCCGCAGGCACGGCGACATCACTTATTTATGGAGGTCAGGCCGGGGCGAGCGGGGGGCGGTGCGCCCACGCTGGGAAAATCCCCCCCGCGGGAATGGGGCgagcgtgggggggggggaggaagggcacgggggggggggggatggggagcTGCCCCCTCCCGGTGCAAATCCCCgcggggccggatcctgcccggCCACCAGGTCCTGAGGTCCCCGCGATGCCAcccaggagccctgcagccgTGCGTTCCCCAGGGCGCAATGGGACGGGGTGTGCGGGTAGAGGGGGGGGACACCAGGACACAGGGCTTgaaggcccccccccccacgccacTTATTGTCCCCGCAGGTTGTGCCACCGTGCCCGGGACCCCTCCTGCCGCCAGCCCCCAGCCGGCCCCGGCGCTGCGCTGCTGAGGAGCTCGCCCCAGCCCGGGCATGTGCTGCTGGAGGGTGCcacggccccccccccgccggcgGGCAGCCCGGGCCCCGTGAGCACCCGGCGAGCCCCAGCCCGGCCGCACGGCCACCACCATGGCCCAGGGCTGGGAGGACGCGGAGATGACGGTGCCCGGGCGGTCGCGGAGCTCGAGCAGCGAGGTCAGCCTGGCGCCCCGCTGCCTGCTCAGCAAGCAGAGCCGCCTGCTCAACGGGGCCGTGCGGAGCGCCCGCGCCACGTCCCCCATGGGGCGCGTCATCCTCATCAACTCGCCCATCGAAGGTGCGTGGGAGCCTGACCGGACCCCCGGCCCACGGGAAGGGACGCTCAGGTCCCGTCCCGCGTCTCCAGCCCGGTGACACGGCTGTCCCCGCAGCCAGCAGCAATGAGAGCGACGTTATCAACGCCATCACGGTGGAGAAGAGCGCGGACGGCAAGCTGGGCTTCAGCGTCCGTGGTGGCTCCGAGCACGGGCTGGGCATCTTCGTGAGCAAGGTGGAGGAGGGCAGCGCTGCCGGTAAGTGGGAGGGGGCGAGGGACACCGGTGGGGACGGACACGTGCCACCAAGATGCTCCAGAGAGCCACCTGGGACGTGGTGCCACAGTGGTGGTGCCAGCTTTGGTGGCATCTCCTGGACCCACTGGGTTCGAATGAGCTTGGGGACACACGTGGGGAGGACACGGCCTGGTCTTACTTGGGGACAGAGCACCCAGCAAGGGCATTGGCACAATTTTGGGTGCCCGTCCGAGCCGCTCGCCCCTCGCAGAGCAGGCTGGGCTGTGCGTGGGCGACAAGATCACGGAGGTGAACAGCGTGAGCCTGGAGAACATCACCATGAGCAGCGCCGTCAAGGTCCTCACCGGCAACAACCGCCTGCGCATGGTGGTGCGGCGCATGGGCCGCGTGCCGGGCATCAAGTTCTCCAAGGAGAAGACGGCCTGGTGAGCAGGGCACcggcaccccaaaaccccgtGGAGAGCCCggtgggggctgctgtggggcagggaggaagcagaggTGGGGGACCCTCAGGGTGGGCTGCACTGGAGGTCCCCCAAAGATGGGAAAGCCCAGGGAGGGTGCAGGGTGGGATAGGAAGGTCTGGAGTAGGCAAGGTAGGTGCGAGCCCCATCCTCACCACCCCAATCACTGTCCTCCACTGGGTGAcacccatgtccccatcccactgggggACACGAGCTGGacccctgagccccccccccaacaccaTGCCCCAGGGTGGACGTGGTGAACAGGCGCCTGGTGGTGGAGAAGAGCGGCTCGACGCCGTCGGAGAGCGGCTCAGAGGACGGCCTGCGGCGCATCGTCCACCTCTACACCACCTCCGACGACTACTGCCTGGGCTTCAACATCCGCGGCGGCCGCGAGTTCGGCCTCGGCATCTACGTCTCCAAGTACGGCCACCCGCGTGTCCTCGGCTCTGGGGGGCACGAGGGGGACACAGCACCGGGTTCCcgctggggctcagcaccctgccctgGATGAGGCTGGGGCATCACCATCCTGGGTGCCGGCGCATGGGACTGCCCGGGGAAAGGTGCGGGgctctgtccccatcctgccccccTGCTGCCCTTAGGGTGGACCCCggggggctggcagagcagaacGGCATTCGGGTGGGCGACCAAGTCCTTGCAGCCAACGGAGTCAAGTTCGAAGACATAAGCCATAGCAAGGCGGTGGAGGTGCTCAAGGGGCAGACCCACATCATGCTGACCATCAAGGTACCcgtgcccggccccgcgggaCCCCGGGGGTCGGCGTGCCCCCACgctggctctgccccagctcatCCCGGTGCCGGGGGGGTTGGCACGGCCGCGGGCTGGTTGGGTTTCAGGCTGGTGGGAGGGGGATGCATTATTCATGGCTGGCACCCGGATCGGGTTCGGCCGGCACGCGCTGACCCCCACATCTTCTCCCTCTGTGCCTAGGAGACCGGGCGGTTCCCTGCCTACAAGGAGATGGTGGCCGAGTACTGCTGGCTCAGCCGCTGTAAGGACAGGGCCACCCGGGTACCGGGGGCACACGCGGAGGGGCTGGGACCCCCGTGGAAGGGAGGTCCGGAGGACACAGGGACCCCAATGCCCaagtggggagggagaaggtcCGTGTGCCGTGGGGTCCCCACAGGTTCTCTGTCCTGGGAGGGGACATAAAGCTCCCTGTGCCACAGACAGCACCCCCGCAGTGCCCATGGCCTTGCAGGGTCCCACGTGTCCCCACCCATGGAGGGGACACAAGGATCCCTGTGCCATGGTCCCGGTGATCTCACGCTCCCCCACGTCCCCATCCCTTTGCTACGTCCCCATCCCTTTGCCTGTagtccccatgtcccccatcCTCAGGCTGGATCCAAAGTTCCCACGTCCCCACGATGCGTCAcccaccccgtgtccccgcCGTGCCTTTGCAGTGACCAacgggcagctgcagcagctgtcgCAGACGTCAGAGACCagctcctccatctcctcctacTCTTCGGGGCCACCACCGGCGGCGGTGAACGGGCTGGGGacggcggccccggggccacCCACCCGCACCGTGGACGTGGCCATCTCCACGGAGGACgggccgcggcggggctgggCACGGGAGCGCGCCGAGCGGGCCATGCAGACGGACCCAGCCACCGAGGGGCTGCCGGAGACGCGGCGCACCATGCGGCCCCCCCGAGCTGCTGCGGGACACGGCCATCCGGGGCCAGGGCACCCGCGAGCCCCCCGGTACCCACCCGCGCCGCACCTTCAGCCACTCGCCCAAAACGGCGCTGCTGCTGGCGCTCAGCCGGCCTCGGCAGCCCATCACACGCTCCCAAAGCGACCTCACCGTCGCTGGTAGGCACCCGGGCGCTGCACCACCCTACGGGGCTGTCCTCCAGTCGGTGCCCCCCAGATACGCCCCGAAAcccccccccaccagcccccaACCCCCTCAATTCGCCCCTCTCTATCCTCAGAGGAGAAGCGGAAGAAGGAGAAGCCGGAGGGACAGGGGGCAcaggggccccccccccgggctgcaCCGCTCCAAGACCCTCGTCAACCTCTTCTTCAAGGGCGGCCGTGCCaccagccagagctgggcccCCCCCAGCCAGGACCCCCCCCGGCTCCGAGCGCCGGGCACGCGCCAAGTCCCCGGGGCGCCCCGATGGGGACAGAGGTACCGAGCTGGGGGACAGGGACCTGGCCTGGCACAGGTCCCCCCTTATGGTGCACCACATGGGGGGGAGCGTGGAAAGGGGGTGCCCCCGTGTTCACAGTTTCATCCTCCCCCCGGGTGCTCACCTGTCTCCATCTCCCTTGCAGTAGGCGCCGTGCAGAAGTTTGTCATCCGGAGCCTGAAGCGGGGTAACGGGGGTGCCCACGGGGTGGCTGCGGGGCAGCTCCTGCATGCGCCTGTCCCTGCACGGTGTGCCCAAGCGAGGGGGTGGCACCAGGGGGGTCCCCAAATCTGCAGCTGCGTGTGTTTGCATGTCTGTGTGACTTTGGCATGGGCCGAGCCCACCAGCACCGGTGGGGTGCGTGGGTTTGGGGCTGGCAGTGGGCACGGGGCGCCCCTGCCCCGCTGGCCaccccctgctctgcctccccgcAGAGAAAAGCCGCCGTGCCAGCATCCTGGCCCTGGCCGGCCCCACGGCCCCGCAGCCCAACGGCAGCGACCCCGAGGCACGGCTCCCGCTCATCCAGGACACGGCGGCGCGGCTGCTCAGCCCCGACGAGGTGACGGCCGTGCTCCGCCACTGCACCCGGGTACGGCACCGCGGGGACGCCGGGCAGCTCCGCGGCCCCGGTGGGGGACAGAAGGGGGCACGGGGTTCGGGGACCCGCCGCCGACACCCGCCCTGTGCCCGCAGTACCTGCACGAGGGCAGCGTGGAGGATCTGGTGAGGCCGCTGCTCGCCATCCTGGACCGGCCCGagaaggtgctgctgctgcgggacgtgaggtggggctgggggcaccccggggtggACCCAAAGCCTCGTGTCCTGGTCACCACCCGCAGCCCGGTCCCGTTGTGTCCCCCCAGGAGCGTGGTGGCCCCCACGGACCTGGGCCGCTTCGACAGCATGGTGATGCCCCTGGAGCTGGAAGCCTTCGATGCCCTCAAGAGCCGCTCAGGTAGAGCCCGGCCCCAAAGAGCCGTGGGGagggtttggggagggggcgcAGGGGTGACCCCCGctgctctccccccccctcagTGCGGTCGCCTGCCCTCCGCCCGGCCCACCACGACGTCCCCCCCCAAGAGACACCTCATCACGCCAGTGCCTGGTGGGTGCCGCcggggtgccaggaggggacaggggtTGGGGACAGCGTGGGAGGAGGGAAATGGGGAGCTCGGCTACAAGGAAGGGTGCAGGGGGTGCCAGGGGAGAGGGGGTCCCTGGGTGCTGGGCGTTATGGGGTCCCTGGGGAGAGAGGGGTCTGGGGTCCTGGGGGTTCCTGGAGGAGGGTGATCCAGGGCCCGTGGTCTTTGGAcacctcaccccccccccccccccccccccccctcattGCAGACTACCGCGGCGGCTTCCTGCTGAAGCCAGCGGGGGCCCCGGAACTGGAGGAAGCTGGGGGGCTGCCGTCGAGCCCGTCCCGTCCACGGGCATCCCCCAGCCCCCACCGGCTTCACCCCCGCTCCTACACCCCGCTCCCCGACGTGCCAGTGGACGCCTACGCCAGCACCAGCGGCCCCTCGCCCACCCCAGGGCCAGGACCCCCCAACTGGCTGCTGGCCGAGCCCCCCCCGCGAGGGGCGCAGGCGCTcgcgcagcccccagcccacccggCGCACGGAGCCCCCCGGGGTGGGCGAGGACGGGcgctgctcagggctgggaaAGCCCCGGAGGGCACAGGCCCCCCTCGCACCCCTCTTTGGGGGGCCAGGAGGGGAGGCGGGAGGTGAGCCGGCCACTAACGGCcccaaggaggaggaggaggaggaggaggaagagcggCTGCTGACCGTCACCCTCTCCAAGCTGAAGCACTCGCTGGGTGCGTGGGTCTTGCTGGGAGGGTCTGGGGGGGATGACACAGGGTGGGGATTGGATGGGGA
It includes:
- the LOC118157475 gene encoding sideroflexin-1-like, with the translated sequence MPPPLPGSIDIREPRWDQSTFQGRARHFFTVTDPRNLLLSGDKLEEARRLVHDYRAGTVPPGLTEEQLWRAKYIYDSAFHPDTGEKMLLIGRMSAQVPMNMTITGCMLTFYRTTPAVVFWQWVNQSFNAIVNYTNRSGDAPITPSQLGTAYVSATTGAVVTALGLKSLTKHLPAIIGRYVPFAAVAAANCINIPLMRQRELKLGIPITDENGNRLGESVAAAQKAILQVVVSRIGMAAPAMAIPPVIMNALEKRAFLKRYPYLNAPLQVGLVGLCLVFATPLCCALFPQKSSMQVSRLEPQLQAGIRERDPQLQTVYFNKGL
- the PDZD7 gene encoding LOW QUALITY PROTEIN: PDZ domain-containing protein 7 (The sequence of the model RefSeq protein was modified relative to this genomic sequence to represent the inferred CDS: deleted 3 bases in 3 codons); protein product: MAQGWEDAEMTVPGRSRSSSSEVSLAPRCLLSKQSRLLNGAVRSARATSPMGRVILINSPIEASSNESDVINAITVEKSADGKLGFSVRGGSEHGLGIFVSKVEEGSAAEQAGLCVGDKITEVNSVSLENITMSSAVKVLTGNNRLRMVVRRMGRVPGIKFSKEKTAWVDVVNRRLVVEKSGSTPSESGSEDGLRRIVHLYTTSDDYCLGFNIRGGREFGLGIYVSKVDPGGLAEQNGIRVGDQVLAANGVKFEDISHSKAVEVLKGQTHIMLTIKETGRFPAYKEMVAEYCWLSRLTNGQLQQLSQTSETSSSISSYSSGPPPAAVNGLGTAAPGPPTRTVDVAISTEDGPRRGWARERAERAMQTDPATEGLPETRRTMRPPELLRDTAIRGQGTREPPGTHPRRTFSHSPKTALLLALSRPRQPITRSQSDLTVAEEKRKKEKPEGQGAQGPPPRAAPLQDPRQPLLQGRPCHQPELGPPQPGPPPAPSAGHAPSPRGAPMGTEVPTGGQGPGLAQVPPYGAPHGGERGKGVPPCSQFHPPPGCSPVSISLAVGAVQKFVIRSLKREKSRRASILALAGPTAPQPNGSDPEARLPLIQDTAARLLSPDEVTAVLRHCTRYLHEGSVEDLVRPLLAILDRPEKVLLLRDVRSVVAPTDLGRFDSMVMPLELEAFDALKSRSVRSPALRPAHHDSPPKRHLITPVPGSQRGPRNWRKLGGCRRARPVHGHPPAPTGFTPAPTPRSPTCQWTPTPAPAAPRPPQGQDPPTGCWPSPPREGRRRSRSPQPTRRTEPPGVGEDGRCSGLGKPRRAQAPLAPLFGGPGGEAGGEPATNGPKEEEEEEEEERLLTVTLSKLKHSLGISISGGIESRAQPVVKIEKIFPGGAAFLSGVLKAGHELVSVDGESLQNVTHQRAVDIIRQAYRNKAKEPMELVVRVPGRPPE